A DNA window from Citrobacter tructae contains the following coding sequences:
- the potH gene encoding putrescine ABC transporter permease PotH translates to MSTLEPPARVDKASRFTLYMSRMQMKHGRKVVIALPYVWLVLLFLLPFLIVFKISLSEMARAIPPYSDLISWADDQLSITLNLGNFLQLTADPLYVDAYLQSLQVAGISTICCLLLGYPLAWAVAHSKPSTRNILLLLVILPSWTSFLIRVYAWMGILKNNGILNNFLMWLGVIDQPLTILHTNLAVYIGIVYAYLPFMVLPIYTALTRIDYSLVEAALDLGARPLKTFFSVIVPLTKGGIIAGSMLVFIPAVGEFVIPELLGGPDSIMIGRVLWQEFFNNRDWPVASAVAIIMLLLLIVPIMWFHKYQQKSVGEHG, encoded by the coding sequence ATGAGTACACTTGAACCTCCGGCGCGCGTGGATAAAGCGAGCCGTTTCACGCTGTATATGTCGCGGATGCAGATGAAGCACGGGCGTAAGGTCGTGATTGCGCTGCCTTATGTCTGGCTGGTTCTGTTATTTTTGCTGCCGTTTTTAATCGTCTTTAAGATCTCTTTGTCTGAGATGGCGCGGGCGATCCCACCTTATTCTGATCTCATTTCATGGGCAGACGATCAGCTTTCTATCACGCTCAATTTAGGCAACTTCCTGCAACTGACAGCCGATCCGCTGTATGTCGATGCCTACCTGCAATCGTTACAGGTGGCGGGGATTTCGACGATTTGCTGTCTTCTGCTGGGGTATCCGTTGGCATGGGCCGTGGCGCACAGCAAACCGTCAACGCGTAATATCCTGCTGTTGTTGGTGATTCTGCCGTCCTGGACATCTTTTTTGATCCGTGTGTATGCGTGGATGGGGATCCTGAAAAATAACGGGATCCTGAATAATTTTCTGATGTGGCTGGGGGTTATCGATCAGCCGCTGACGATCCTGCACACGAACCTGGCGGTCTATATCGGTATTGTATACGCCTATTTGCCGTTTATGGTGCTGCCGATCTATACCGCGCTGACGCGTATTGACTATTCGCTGGTGGAGGCGGCGCTGGACCTCGGAGCCCGCCCGCTGAAAACCTTCTTTAGCGTGATCGTGCCGTTGACAAAAGGTGGGATCATCGCCGGGTCAATGTTGGTGTTTATCCCGGCGGTCGGGGAGTTTGTTATCCCTGAACTGCTGGGCGGGCCAGACAGTATTATGATTGGTCGCGTGCTGTGGCAGGAGTTTTTCAATAACCGCGACTGGCCGGTGGCGTCTGCCGTGGCGATTATTATGCTGCTGTTACTGATTGTGCCGATCATGTGGTTCCATAAATATCAGCAAAAAAGCGTGGGGGAACACGGATGA
- the potG gene encoding putrescine ABC transporter ATP-binding subunit PotG, producing MNDATPRPQAKTRKALTPLLEIRNLTKSFDGQHAVDDVSLTIYKGEIFALLGASGCGKSTLLRMLAGFELPTTGQIMLDGVDLAHVPPYLRPINMMFQSYALFPHMTVEQNIAFGLKQDKLPKAEITQRVNEMLGLVHMQEFAKRKPHQLSGGQRQRVALARSLAKRPKLLLLDEPMGALDKKLRDRMQLEVVDILERVGVTCVMVTHDQEEAMTMAGRIAIMNRGKFVQIGEPEEIYEHPTTRYSAEFIGSVNVFEGLLKERQEDGLVIDSPGLVHPLKVDADASIVDNVPVYVALRPEKIMLCEAPPPDGYNFAVGEVVHIAYLGDLSVYHVRLKSGQMLSAQLQNEHRYRKGLPTWGDEVRLCWDADSCVVLTV from the coding sequence GTGAATGATGCGACCCCCCGCCCACAGGCGAAGACCCGTAAAGCGCTGACCCCGCTTCTTGAGATTCGCAATCTGACCAAGTCATTTGATGGTCAGCACGCCGTCGATGACGTCAGCTTGACTATCTACAAAGGTGAAATTTTTGCTCTGCTGGGCGCGTCCGGCTGCGGCAAATCGACCCTGCTGCGTATGCTGGCGGGCTTTGAACTGCCGACCACCGGGCAAATCATGCTCGACGGTGTCGATTTAGCGCATGTCCCGCCGTATCTGCGTCCGATTAATATGATGTTTCAGTCCTATGCGCTGTTTCCGCATATGACGGTGGAGCAGAACATTGCCTTTGGTCTTAAGCAGGACAAGTTGCCGAAAGCTGAAATTACCCAACGCGTCAACGAAATGCTGGGCCTGGTGCATATGCAGGAATTTGCCAAACGTAAACCGCACCAGCTTTCCGGTGGTCAGCGTCAGCGTGTGGCACTGGCGCGTAGTCTGGCAAAACGGCCTAAGCTGCTGCTGCTGGATGAACCGATGGGCGCGTTGGACAAAAAACTCCGTGACCGAATGCAACTGGAAGTGGTCGATATCCTCGAACGCGTGGGGGTGACCTGTGTGATGGTGACGCACGATCAGGAAGAAGCCATGACAATGGCGGGACGTATTGCGATCATGAATCGCGGCAAGTTCGTGCAAATCGGCGAGCCTGAAGAGATTTATGAGCATCCGACCACCCGTTACAGTGCGGAATTTATCGGCTCGGTAAACGTGTTTGAAGGGCTGCTGAAGGAGCGTCAGGAAGATGGCCTAGTCATTGACTCTCCGGGGCTGGTCCATCCGCTGAAAGTTGATGCCGATGCCTCCATCGTTGATAACGTCCCGGTGTATGTCGCGCTGCGTCCGGAAAAAATTATGCTCTGTGAGGCCCCTCCGCCAGATGGCTATAACTTTGCGGTGGGGGAAGTGGTGCATATTGCCTACCTCGGCGATTTGTCTGTTTACCACGTCCGTTTAAAAAGCGGCCAGATGTTGAGCGCCCAGTTACAAAACGAACATCGCTATCGTAAGGGGCTACCGACCTGGGGCGATGAGGTACGTTTGTGTTGGGATGCTGACAGTTGCGTAGTGTTGACGGTTTAA